The DNA window acattgcaacggctttggggagaggctcacacccaggatcagatacaggaggggcagcagggtccagggaacaggtgctattcctgccctgccactgtctgtctgagaaaccttggccttgtcattccctggctcggtgcctcagtttccattctcgccagcctgtgcctatttccctgcagtttcacctgcatgttggtgccagtcccatccccgcactgcacagtctaatgccggctcctctctcttgccagcaccatgacacctgccctggagccagagctggagacccacctcctccgagctgccctgcacgccgtcttcaccctgggcatggagaaggacaccacccaagtgcaggtagatcagctaaagtcatggattgaagagccagctgtcatcctgccatgaatcctggctaattgcctgcagtgggatgtgaatgagagaggccaggatatgtgtttgggggtctcaccagtgtttcccagagaccccacttcccatcctgtggcaggtgtagccccagtttccctaactctgacccatggctctcccttgctttcaggatctgcctagggtcttgccagacctcctggacgccatgctggggaacctgctggcagagtccccagacaccgacaggctccagtacatcttggaggtgagcccgatgagaggggtgggggcaattttaccttcactcttagatccattttccagtctgtcctcctagctgagcccccagtgggcatccttggtcagggcagtcagtgcaatgcagtgtcaggcccttcctccttaaaggacagaggaaggagctgggacttcaagccagagttctgcctggttgtgttgagcactaaccacagggcccctggctggcttggggagtgagagtctgaacccctcctgggagatccagaagaaggtcctcagagaagagtcacaggctccttcctagagaaacaggagggccccagagaatcagcccgtctctccgacgggccctgagatttctgaggggattgttcaggaatcaggagtgcagggaggatgggaccagccccgacactgaacattgttccagtctagagagacaatgacaagttgtgacctgcaggattcaagaatcgtcctgcgggcaacaatccccttccaaagctctgcaatcaatgaatcagatattccaccctgcgcacaatgtctcagccccctggggatgggtgtgtgtcttTGCCCATTGATCCtaatctgcctcctttccccacagcacattaactactggatcgtgtccagggtgccgcgagagagagccagggccgttaagagcagcacggccctgctcagattcaccatcaccctccctgagtttgacataagtgacctctgaccccagcttcctgactccaggcgtaggtgatctggctcccacgggctgtaggatctgctgctgcaggggctgtgggttaggagtgttcctcttggggaggca is part of the Chrysemys picta bellii isolate R12L10 unplaced genomic scaffold, ASM1138683v2 scaf1996, whole genome shotgun sequence genome and encodes:
- the LOC135980150 gene encoding maestro heat-like repeat-containing protein family member 1, yielding MTPALEPELETHLLRAALHAVFTLGMEKDTTQVQDLPRVLPDLLDAMLGNLLAESPDTDRLQYILEHINYWIVSRVPRERARAVKSSTALLRFTITLPEFDISDL